The bacterium genome includes the window CCCACGCCGCGGCACCCACGACGTACCCTCGGCTAGCGCACGAACCTACCACGTGTACTAGCGCGTCTCTGAGAGCTTCTCCAGGCACTGCAGGACGCGCAACCGCACCTCGTCGGCGGCGTCCGGCCGCATCACATCGCCCTGGTGGGGGCTGTCCCCGACCACGCTGTCCACACCCGCCGCCAACAGCTCCTCCGCCTCCTTGGCCGTTGCCGGGCTGCCCTTCGGGGCGGCCTCGCGCAGCATGCGCAGGTACTCCACGTCCGCTATCCCCTGCCGCCAGGCCTCCCAGCGCTTGGAGTCCACAACCCGGTCGGGCCACCCGTAGATCAGCGCGTAGCTGACCCCCGAGGTGTAGTCGCTCGGCGTCGCGCAGTTGCCATCCACGTACACCCACATCCCCAGCCCGCCGAAGCCCAGCTTGAAGGCCTTCCAGGCCAGCCAGCGGTAGTAGGCGCAGGGATCGGAGTTCTTCTCGCTGGCGCACGCGTAGAGCCATGACGGCAGCTTGGTGCGGCGGCACACCTCCACCCGCGCGGTGTTGGCGACTTCCCCGATACTCGGGCAGTAGAGGTCGTAGCTCGGCAGGGCCTCCTCCAGCATCGCCGGGGTGACGCTCTCGACCGGGTTCTCCCAGGTCAGCATCTGCGGGTCCACACGCTTGAGGGCCTGGCTGGCAGGCACGCACTGCTCTCTCCATGCCTTGTCCCCCGGCTCGTCCCGCCAGTACCAGGCGAAGCGGTCGCGGCCGATGCCCTTCTCCGCCAGGTGATCGCGGATCTGCGTCACCCACTGCTCGAAGACCTTATCCCACACCGGCCCGCCGAACTTCGCCGTGCCCAGGCGGTCGAAGCCGAACTCGAAGCCCGCCCACAGGAGCCAGAAGCGGCACTGCGGGTTCCACTCGATCATCTGGTCCATCTTCGTGAAGTCCAGCGGCACGGTGAAGTTGCCCTGCGCGTCGGGCTTCGGGTACGGCAGGTAGCTGTGGTTGAGGACCAGCGAGGTGTTGTAGTGGTCGAGCAGGTTCTGCGCCACCTCGAGTTCCCGCCCGACCACGACCTTCTCGTTGAAGTAGCCCCAGGTGTTGCTCTGCATGGCCGGGGCGTCGGGGAAGCGCAGGGCGGAGACGCGGAGGCGGACCGGAACCTGGATGCTGTTCACGGTGAGCGTGGAGGTGTAGACGCCGGGCTTGAGGGTCAGGCCACGGGTCTTGAAGGTCAGCCAGAGGCGCTTGCTGAGCCCGGCGGGGAGGGCCAGTCTGGCCGTCAGCCCGTTCCTGGGCCCGGAAGCCGGCGGGGTGTCCACGGCGAGGGGCACGATGGCATCATCGGGGTAGTTGTAGCCGAAGGCTTCGGTGTGGATGCACTGGGCCAGTTGCGCGGTGGCGGCCGGGAGCACTTGCGGGCCCCGGAAGTCGGCCAGCCTGACGGTCAGTTGGAGCGGCAGTGCCGACGCGCTGGTGAGGTTGAGGCTGCTGCACGCGAACTCGTTCTGCATCATCTCGACGCGAATCTCGGGCTTGCCCGCCAGGACGGGCACCGCCACCGGATTGAGGCGGTTCCAGTGCTTGTCCTGCCAGACGACGACCGGCGTTGCCGGCCACATCGCATCATTCAGCGCCCCGACCGCCGCGAAGGCCTTCCGCTCCGGCTCCCGGTACGGCGGGCCCTGCCAGTAGTCGGCGGGGGTGACAGTCGCGGTGGCAAGGGCCTCGCGCCGGGCTTGCTCGATGGCCTTCGCCGCAGTGTCACAGGCAGCCGGGGGGGCCTTCATGGCGCGGAGTTGCTCGACGCCCCCCGCCGCCTGCCGCACGAGCGCCAGGGTCGTGTTCTTCTGGTCTACCCATGGCTTTCTGTCCAGGGCGTAGGCGGCGACATCGGCGGCGGCGATGGGCCTGTCGTCTCCCCAGGTGGCCTGGGCGGCCGTGTGATCGCCCTTGAGAACCTCGATTTCATCGCAGAACAGGTAGAACCCGCCCGGCAACAGCACGAAGCGCACATAGCGGCCCCAGCCCTTGATGCCGTCCAGGACGAAGCGATGGCTCAGGAACTTGTCCTGGGGGAGGGACTCGGTCAGAACGTCGCCCACAAAGCGGTACTCTCTGCCATCGCTGCTCAGGAAGACCAGCGCCGCCGAGGGGAAGGTGACCTGCGCGCCGCCCGTGACGGTATCGAGGGTGATCTTCCCGACGGGTTGCTCGGAGCCCAGGTCCAGGTCCACCGTGAAGCTCTTCGTGCGGCCCACACCCCAGCCAACGGTGCCCTTGTCGCGCCACTCACAGCCGTTGTAGACGCCATCGGTGAGGTCGGTGGCGTCGCCCGGGTCGGTGCACAGCCCGTAGTTCGGGGCAGGAGAGAAGGTGCAGGGCTTGCCGAGGGCAAGGTTCACCCCGGGGGAGGGCTGAGGCCGAGGTGCGGGAGCTTGCTCCTGAGCCGCAGCCAGAGAGATCAGACAGCAACAGACTGACGCGAACAGCATCCGGATTGCCATGGTGGACCTCCTGCAGAGACGCGAGGCGGTTCGCCGCCGGGCCGCCGCAGGCCTGCCTGCGCGGGGACTCTGGCGTCTTTGACAATCCCTCGCTGCCGGAATATAATGCCGCCGTCAGCGAGCCGGCCATGCCACCCCAGCAGCCGGCTGTTTTGGTGTGCGTTGCCTACCGGGGCCTAGCGCCCCTGCCACGACATATCGTCCGCTCTCCGGAGGCCCCCCATGCGCAAGATCAAGCGAGCGTTGCTGAGTGTGAGCGACAAGTCCGGCATCGTGGATTTCGCCCGGGCCCTGGTGGAGATGGGCGTGGAGATACTGTCCACCGGCGGCACCCGCCGGCAGCTCGCCGAAGCCGGCGTGCCGGTCCGTGCGGTCGAGGAGTACACGGGCTTTCCCGAGATCATGGACCACCGAGTCGTGACGCTGCACCCCAAGGTGCATGGCGGGCTGCTGGCCGTCCGCGACAAGCAGACCCACATGGCCGAGGCGGAGCAGCTCGGCATCGAGATGATTGACATGGTGGTGGTCAATCTCTACCCCTTCCAGCAGACGGTGGCGCGCGAGGGCGTGACGCTGCCGGAAGCGGTCGAGAACATTGACATCGGCGGGCCGACGATGCTCCGGTCGGCGGCCAAGAACCACAAGTATGTCGCCGTCGTGTGCAGCCCCGCCTACTACGACGCGGTGCTCGAGGAGATGCGCGCCAACGGCGCCGCCCTGAGCGAGAAGACGCGGCAGAAGCTGGCCCTGGAGACCTTCGCCCACACCGGGCAGTACGATGCGGCCATCGCGCAGTACCTCTCGATGGCCTTCGCCGAAGAGGCAGCGACTTTCCCCAAGTACCTGGCCCCGTGGTACGTCAAGCGCGGCAGCGACCTTCGCTACGGCGAGAACCCCCACCAGGCCGCGGCCCTGTACGCCCACCTGGGCGCCCACGAGCCGGGCCTGGCGCTGGCGGAGAAGGTCTCCGGCGAGAAGGAGCTGTCCTTCAACAACTTCCTCGATCTGACCGCCGCCATGGAAGCGGCGCGGGACTTCTCTGAGCCGACCGCGATCATCGTCAAGCACCTCAACCCCTGCGGCGCGGCTTCGGGCGCGACGCTGGCGGAGGCTTTCGCCGACGCCTGGGCCGCTGACCCGATCTCGGCCTTCGGGGGCGTCATCGGCGTCAACCGCGTCGTGGATGTCCAGACCGCGCAGATGATCGGCAACGCCCAGATGCTGCAGGATGTCATCGCCCCCCGCTACCGCGAGGAGTCCGGGGACTTCGAGAGCACGATCCTGGCGGCGTTCGTCGAGGCGATCATCGCGCCGGGCTACGAGCCCGAGGCGCTGGAGCTGCTGCGCAAGCACAAGAACATGCGCGTGATGGTGCAGCCGGACTTCGCCCCCGCGGGGCGCGGGAAGGACTTCGACATCAAGAAGATCCCCGGTGGTCTGGTCGTGCAGACCCCGGATGCCCAGAGCGTCAACAAGCTCGACCTGAAGGTCGTCACGAAGCAGAAGCCGACCGACGAGCAGCTTGAGTCGCTGCTGTTTGCGGACAAGATCGCCAAGCACGTCAAGAGCAACGCCATCGTGCTGGTGCAGGGCAAGCGCCTCGTGGGGTGCGGCGCGGGGCAGATGAGCCGGGTGGACAGCTCGGTCATCGCGGCCCGCAAGGCCGGTCAGCGCGCGGCGGGGTCGGTGCTGGCGTCGGACGCGATGTTCCCGGCGCGCGACGGCCTGGACGCCGCGGCGCAGACAGGCGCGGTGGCGATCATCCAGCCGGGCGGCTCGATCCGCGACGCCGAGGTCATCGAGGCGGCCGACGAGCACGGGCTGGTCATGGTCCTGACGGGGATGAGGCATTTCTGGCATTGAGCGGGGGGCATGATGGCGAGAAGCGTTCGGCTTGGTCGACGACGTGAGCCGACGGAGCACTGGAGCGACAGGACCATCGCGTGGTGCGGAGTGATGGTCGGGTTCCTCGGCATCCTCCTCGGCGCGTTCTCATGGCTCGCCGCCCGCGAGGCTAACCGGATCGCGGACGAGGCCAACGCACTCGCCCGAGAGTCCAACCAGATATCCAGGCAGGCCTGCGACCTGGCAAGCAAACAGACGGCTCTCCAGGAGAGCGTCGAGCAGCGTGAACTCGCCCAGCAGACGGTGCTTCGGCTGGACGCCATCAAGTTCGAGGGTGTGCGAAAGCCGCTGCAGGTTACGTTCAAGCCCGTGGTGCAGGGCGGCTCGGTTGTTAGGAACGTGCAGGTCACTCTGGGCCTGCTCAATGCGAGAACACCTGAGGCTGGGCTCGCCAGACCCGATGGTTTCTTCAGCGGATGCTGGTGCCTGCAGAGGCATCTGTCCAGTAGCGAGAGCCCCTTCACTGTAGCGGCGACCGTCAACGACCTCAGCTATGGCATTGTGCAGTTCCGCTACCGAATGACGTGGCAATATGGGGAGGCAGCGACGGGCAAGTGCTACGGGGAGATCAGCTATCTGCACGTGTCCCGCTGGGCAGCGGTTCGTAGAGTGGCGGCGCCTGTAGCCGGCAGACCCGTACCCGATCTTTCGTCCTTGGTCGTCGCGACTTCGGCGGCCAAGAACGGCTACGTGCCAGTTTCCTGGATCGGGCGGCAGGACGGGCAGGTCCACACGGGTAATGCCCGAACAGACTCCCTGCAGCGGCAAGGGCTCATAGACAACATGTCGTCGAGCGGGCAGGGGACGGTTGATGCGGGGACCGGCTATCGCGACGTTGGCGCGCGGTTCGGCCCCGGGACCGACGAGGGCGAAGCCGGCAGGCTCATGGCGGGGACGACAGTGTGCTTTGATTGCCGTGTAGGGGACTGGCTTCACCTGTCTGACAATCGTTGGGTTGCTGCGCGGTGTGTCAGGTACAACGTGGGTCTGAGCAAGGGCCAGATGGTTCGGCCGACAGAGGGCTACACGCTGTTAGGGAAGACCTGGTGGTGTAGCGTCAACGGGCTCTCGGGAGCCGGCCCCGCTCCGTGAACAGGCGTCCGCGCAAGTACCGGCCTCGGACCACATCGAGCTTGGCCATCTGTTGCCTGCTGCTCGCTGCGGTCGCCCGAAGTTGACAAGATCGATGCCCTGCCGATCCAGCCGGACTTCGTGGTCGCGCTCGGTGGCAACATCGCCGGCGGGCAGGACCACGCGGTGCTGCAGGACGCGCGCGACGGCTTGGACGCCGCGGCGCAGACGGGCGCGGTGGCGATCATCCAGCCGGGCGGCTCGATCCGCGACGCCGAGGTCATCGAGGCGGCCGACGAGCACGGGCTGGCCATGGTCCTGACGGGCATGCGGCACTTCTGGCACTAGACGGCAGACAACCGGGGTCTGGGAGCAGGGAACTGGAATCCTCTCGCGCAGGAGGATGCAGTGACCGAGATCAGCGACTTCAAGCAGTTGGATGCCTGGCAGAAGGGGCGGGACCTCGTCCAGATCATCTACGGGATCACGTTGCGCTTCCCTGGAGCCGAGCGCAATGCGCTGGCCAGCCAGATGCAGCGGGCAGCGATCTCCGTCCCTTCGAGCATCGCCGAAGGCTACGGCCGCGGCACGCGGCAGGAGTACATGCATTCCCTGCGTCTCGCCCGGGGCTCGCTGTGCGAGCTGGAGTCCCAGTTGATCCTGGCGCACGACCTGGGGCTCATCGCCGACCCGGAGCCGATCAGCGTCGTGATCCGTGACACGCACCGCCTGTTGCACGGTCTCCTGAGGGCGCTGCATCGGCCCCCCGGAGACGGGAAGGAAGTCTCACAGTGACGTCTCACCCGTCCGTCGGACGGACGTTCCCGGTTCCCCGTTCGCAGTTCCCTGCCTTTCCGGCCAGGGGCGGTTGCGGTATTCGCCCCGCGCGGTAGCCATACCGGCGCGGGGCCAACTGATTGCGCGCGTCCGCCACGGACGCGCCCACGCGCACCCTAGCACACAACTCAAGGAGCCCCTCCATCATGATGAACCGCACACTGGCCCAGGCCGACCACGAGATCGCTCGCATTCTGGCTGACGAGCTGGAGCGCCAGAAGTATACCTTGATGCTTATCCCCTCCGAGAACTACGCCTCGCGCGCCGTCATGGCCGCGGCGGGCTCGGTGTTCACCAACAAGTACGCCGAGGGCTACCCCCGCAAGCGCTACTACAACGGCTGCGAGAACTACGACCGGCTCGAGCAGCTGGCCATTGACCGTGCCAAGGACATCTTCCGGTGCGACCATGCCAATGTTCAGGTCCACACCGGCTCGCAGGCCAACATGGCGGCGTACTACTGCCTGCTCAACAAGGGCGACCGCATCCTGGGCATGAGCGTCGCCCACGGCGGTCACCTCACCCACGGCCTGGACCGGAACTTCTCGGGCCTGTTCTACGAGAGCCATTCGTATGGCCTCAACCCCGAGACGGACCGGCTGGACTACGACCAGATTCTCGAGGTCGCCAAGACGGTGCGCCCCAAGGTGATCGTGGCGGGCGCCAGCGCCTACCCGCGCATCATTGACTTCCAGCGCTTCCGCGAGATCGCCGACGCCGTGGATGCCTGTCTGATCGCCGACATCGCCCACATCGTGGGCCTGGTGGCGGCCGGCTCGCATCCGGACCCGGTGCCCTACTGTGACATGGTGACCTCGACGACCCACAAGACCCTGCGCGGGCCCCGCGGCGCGCTCATCCTGTGTCCGGACAAGTGGGCTGACAAGCTCGACCGCGCGGTCTTTCCCGGCGTGCAGGCGGGGCCGCTGATGCAGATCATCGCCGCCAAGGCGGTGGCCTTCAAGGAGGCGCAGGAGTTCGGCTTCCGCGAGTACCAGCGGCAGATCATCCGCAACGCGCAGTTCCTCGCCCAGGCGCTGCTGGATGAGGGCTTCCAGCTCGTGACGGGCGGCACTGACAACCACCTGATGCTGGTGGACCTGCGCAGCAATAACATCAGCGGGCGCGACGCAGCGAATCTGTGTGAGATGGCGGGCATCGTGGCCAACAAGAACCTGATCCCCGGCGACCCCGCCAACCCCGTGGAGACCAGCGGCATCCGCTTTGGCACGCCGGCCGCCACCACTCGGGGCATGAAGGAAGCCGAGATGGTGCAGATCGGCCAGTGGATCGCGCGCGTGATCCACGACGGGCGCAACGAGGACGGCAGTCCGAATGAGGCCGTGCTGGAAGACATTCGCGGCCAGGTCCGCAGCCTGTGCGAAGCCTTCCCGATCTACGAGGACCTCGACGTCAGGTAGTTGACTCGCTCACCGGGGAGCCGCCGGCGGTTGCGCCGGCGGCTCTCTCGTTCGTGACGCGGAGGCGACCGATGTCTCGGACGAAGCCACCGTCGCGGCATAGAGGGATCGCGCCCAGGCTCATGGTGCTGCTGGCCATGTGTGGTGTGGCCTATGCCGGCGCGAGCCTCCTGCACCGCGCCACGACCGGCCAGACGGACTTCTCGGTCTTCTACCGCACGGCAGAGGCCATCCGGGGAGGCGCCCCGGCCGAGTTCTACGCGCGGAGGGACGAGGCCACCGGCTTCCACCGCTGCATCTCCCCCTCCGGGACGGCCCTGTTCTTCTACATGCCCTGGCTGAGCATACGCGGGGCAGCCCTCGTGTGGATGGGGCTGAACCTCGGCCTGCTGGTGGTGTCGGCCTGGTGCCTGTGGCGCGTCTTCGGGGCCCTGGAGCGGCAACGCCGGCTGTACCGGGGCACATGGCTGTGGGCTTGCGCGGTCCTGATGATCCTGTCGGTAGACTGTCTGCAGGTCGGGCAGTTGAGTCTGCTGTTCACGACCTGCTGGCTGGTGTACCTGCTGGCCGGCGAGGGACTGCCCGGGGCCGTGCTGCTCATGCTGCCGACGGCCATCAAGCTGTACCCGGGGCTGCTCTTCGCCGTGCCGGTGGGGCTGCGCCGGTGGCGGCAGGTGCTGTGGCTGCCCGTAGCGGCCATCCTGGTCGGCTGGCTGCTGGCATGGCTGCCATACGGCGGGCACCTGCCGGGGATGTGGGCGGGCTTCTTTCGCTACATGATCCTCGGCGGTGAGAGCAGCCGCGCCCTGGCGATGGTAGACCCCTACCTACCCAGCAACCAGAGTCTCGATGTGACCGTGCTGCGCTACCTGGCGGACCTGCCGGGCTTCAGTCAGGCTCACCCCCACTTCCCCCACCTCACCCTCGACCCGGCCGTCGTCATGCGCCTCATCCTGGCGCTCAAGTTGGTCATTCTGGTACTCACCGGCATCGCCGCCTGGCGGCTGGGCAAGCGAGCCGCGGCCCGGCCGCACTGGACGGCGCTGGTGATGCTGGCCCTGTGGTCGGTGACGCTGTACCTGCTGCTGCCGGAGACGAAGGCGCGCTATGCGGTGTATACGTTCCCGGCGTGGCTGCCGCTGCTGGCGATGACCGGCGCGCAGCGCCGACGACGGGGGCCGTACCTGGGCCGCTGCGCGCTGATTGCCCTGGGGCTGGCCGCGCTGCTGGAGCTGCTGCCGGATGAACTACGGCTATACGGCACGGCCTGTGTGGCCACAGTCGTGGTGTGGGGGATGCTGCTGAGTGCCTCGTGGCGGGGGAACCTCGGGCCGCCACGGGTGTCAACACATTGAGAGTGTGTCTCCTGTAGCCGCCGCGACATCAGCCGCCGGGAGGGGTTCCATGCGCGCTGTCAGCCTCGTCGTGTGTCTGGTCTGCCTTGTCTGCTCCGTCGCAGCCGCCGTGCCCGTGACCGGGAAGGTCTCCGATGCCGCCGGCAAGCCGTTGGCCGGGGTGCGCGTCTATGTGCTGGTCATCGCCGACCGGGACGCCGAGAGCTTCCGCGCCCCGTGGAAGCAGGTGGTGACCGGGGCGGATGGGGCCTTTGCGCTCGATTGGCCGCTCGCGCCGGAGAAGGTCTCCTACTCCATGGCCATGGTTTACCAGCCGGGGCTGGCGGTGGACTTCGTCTCCGGGGGGAGGCTCGTGCCGCTGAGCTTCGTGCTCAAGCCTACGGTGCCGATCAAGGGGAGTGTGCTGGGGGACGATGGCAAGCCGCTGGCCGGAGCGCGCGTGACGCTGGACTCGTGCTATGAGCAGAGCGAGGGCAGCTACAAGCATGGCCAGGTCCCCCCCGAGTTGCGAGACGTGCTCGCGGTGCGGACGGACGCCAACGGGCAGTATGCGCTGGAGGTCGTGGCCACCGGCGTACGGCCTACGCTGGCGATCAGCGCTCCCGGCTACGGGGAGGCGCGGATCACCTTCGAGAAACAGGTGACGCCGGTGAGGCTCACACGGGCCGGAAGCCTGCGGGGGCAGTTGGTCTGCACCGATCCTGCTGTCCCACTGGCTGGCTGGACTGTGTCCGTCTACGGCACTGGCCCACCGGGCGGCAACACCCACTCGTACTACAACAGCGTCTGCCAGACGCAGGCGCAGGGGCAGTTCTCGCTCCCGGAGTTGCCGCCGGCGGACTACCAGTTCCGTGTCACCGCGCCGTCCGGGGTCGGTTACGGCGCGCGCGAGGGCAAGGCGACCGTCACCTCAGGCCAGACCGCCGAGATGAAGCTGACCGTCGAGAAGCTGCTGCCGGTCAAGGGGCGCGTGGTGGGGGCAGACACCAAGAAGGGCCTCGCCAACATCGGGGTCAGTGTCGGCTCGTCCGGGGCCCAGACCGGCCCGGACGGGACGTTCCGTGTGCAGTGTCTGCCGGGCACAGTCACCGCGTACGCCTATGACCGTGACTCCAACTACCGCTCCTCCGACTACCGGAGCCCCAAGCAGTACACGCTGGCCGCGCCGGGGCTCGACGTAGGAGACATCGTGCTGCAGCCGGCGTTCAGAGTGTCGGTGCAGGTGGTGGATGAGGCGGGACAGCCGGTGGCGGGAGCGAAGCTCAACTACCAGCAGTCCGGTGACGATGCCCTGCCTCCCTTCGCGCGCAGCGACCTGGCCACCGATGCCACGGGCAGCTACACGCTCAAGGGGCTGACGGGCGACACGCTCGTCGTGTCGGCGACGAAGGACGACCTGGCCTCGGAGCCCGCGCAGGTGGATGTTGCCAAGCAGCAAGGGCCGGTGAAGCTGGTGCTGCGGCCCGGGCTCATGTGCGCCATGACGGTGACGCTCCGCGACCAGGACGGGCGGCCGATCACCGATGCGGCCGTGCAGGTCTACGAGCAGACGAACCAGTACGGCAGGAACCGTGCCGCTCCGCCGGCGGATGCGACAGGATGCATCACGGCGGTGCGTCTGACGCCGGGCAACGGCTACAACTTCGAGATCGAGGCGCCCGGCTGCTGGCCCATGGGCACCCCGAAGTGGACCGCCGTGGCCGGGCAGACGCATGACTGCGGGGTCATCACACTGACGCGCAACCGGGGCCTCGTGGCGGGGAAGGTCGTGGACGCCGCGGGGAAGCCGGCTGCGGGGATGATCGTCGTCTGCTCTATGGAAGCGCCCCAACCCGCGTCAGCGACCACCGGGGCAGACGGGAGCTTCCGACTGGCGGGGCTGATGGAGGGGCCGGTGTGCCTCTTCGTGCACAGCGGCGGGCTGCGCTGCACGGCGCAGATAGCCAAGACGGGGCAGGAGGACGTGGTGCTGCAGGCGCCGGCGGCGCGGCCGCTGAGGTACAACGCGGGCGAGGCCGCCCGCGCTACTGGTGGAGGGGGTGAGGCCGCCGGTGCTGGTGAGCCATCTCCCCAAGCGGCCCAGCAGGCGCAGGACCTGATCCTCGAGGCACTGGAGAAGACGAAGGGCGGAGACACCTGGGATCGCTGGCGGCTGCTGCTGGCGCTGGCCAAGCGCGACCCGCAGTTGGCGCTGCAGACTGCGGCCGCCCACGGCGACAAAGATGACGGCGTGCGGGCCGTCGTGGCCATGCAGCACCTGTGCGATGCGCCGCAGGATGCGAAGCTGATGTTGCAGGCCCTCGATCCCGAGCAGGTGCAGCAGAGCATCATGTATGCCCATGGGTGGCACCTCGGCCGGGTCGCGCCGGAGATGGGGGCGAGGATCGGTGAGGCGCTGCTCGAGAGCGCCCGGCGCCAGCGCGGCAGCGAGAGCGTCTCGGGATGGGCCCTCGCGCTGCGGTGGCTACAGCGGTACGACCCGGCGCAGGCCGAGGCGCTGATCCCCGGGTTGCTGCTGCGGGCCCAGACCCTCGGCGTCTCCGAGCGCGATGCCTATGCCCGGACCATGGCGGCCCAGATCATCGTGGGACAGGACCCGGCGGCGGCGCTGGAGCTGCTCAAGCCCATCGCCGATGACAACGACCTGCAGCGCTACACGGCCAAACTGGCGCCGTGCCTGGCCGGCCGCGACCCGAAGCGCGCTGTGGCCCTGCTCAAGGGCCTCAAGCAGGACTGGTACCGGGAACAGGAGATGCCCGAATGCCTGGCGGCCTTCCCGGCGGCCCAGCGCGACCTGGCGCTGGCCGAGGCGCGGCAGCTCAAGAGCGCCTACGCGAAGGCCCGGGCACTGGCGAAGCTGGCGCAGTTGCTCCCGCGCGAGCAGGCACCGGGGCTGCTGACGGAGGCCGCCGAGGCGCTGTTGCAGGGCGGCGACATGCGTGGCTACCCGATGCAGGAGAACGTGACAGGCTTGTTGTGCCTGGGGCTCGTCGCGCAGCGGCTGGGCTGTGAGGAGTACCGAGAGATCGTCTGGCGCGGCGTCGCCGCGCACGCCCCCAACGCCGACTATGGGCCGCGCCCTGTTTCCGAAAGCGCGCGCACGCAGGTCCAGTTGGCCTCGCGCCTGGGAACGTGCGACCCGGTTCTGGGGCGGCACATTCTGGAGTTGGCCCTCAAGCGCGTGGGCGACTGGCGCCAGGAGGAAGCCTACACGCAGCGGAGCATCGTCTCCGCGGCGGCGGCGATTGACCCGCAGTGGGGGCTGGAGCTGGTGCGGCAGATGCCGCTGGACCCGGACGTGAAGAAGCGGGACGGGTGGACCGCCGGGATGCTTGCTGTCGCCGGCCGCCTGTGGCAGAGCGAGGCGGAGCGGACGACGGCGCTGCTGCAATCCGACGGCATGGGTCGTTCATGGCTTGCGGAAGACGACAGCCTGGATTAGGATAGGCACAGGGAGGCTATGATGCGTCCGGCTTTCGGGCTGTTAGCGTTATGTGTGGTCACGGCCAGCTCGCACGTTGCGGCAGCGGCGGCGCCGACGCCCCTGCAGTTCGTGGACGAGTGGGCCGCCCTGGGCACGCCGCTGTACGGGCAGCAGGCAGTGGCGCTGGGGGCGCCGCAGCAGGTCGGCGGCGGCAAGCAACTCGAGGCGACCTTCAAGTTCAGCGGCACGAAGGGCGCTGTCGTCCCGCTGAAGGTGGTGCTGGTCGAGGGCGTTCAGGACACGTCGCTGCTCGTGGACAGCAATGGCGATGGGACATGCACACCCGAAGAGGCCGCGGCGGTCGCGACCGACGCACAGCGTCCCCCCGGGTTCGCTCCACCCACGCAGCAGGTGTGGGTGGCGGAGCTGCAGCAACCCGTCAAGCGCACGGTCGCCTTCCGCCTCAGCGCCATCCCCGGGATGATCGCCATGGCGCTGCGCGGCTATGCCGCCGGTGAGGTCGTGTGCGGCGGCGGGGCCCATCGTCTCTTCGCGGCGGATACGAATGCCAACCTCGTGCTCGATGAGGGCACGGACACGCTCACCGTGGACCTGAACAATGACGGCAAGCTCGACGGGCCGGGCGAGCGGCTCTTTGTGGCGTCGTCGGTGGACATCGCCGACCGCCTCGTGCAGCCCACCCTCGGTGCGTCGTTCCAGAGCCTCGCCCTGACGGTACAGCCTGCCGGTGAGGTGCCCGTCCGCTTCGCCCTCGCGGCACTCAAGACGCCGCCGGTCAAGCTGCTGGCCTCCGTCCAGCGACAGGGCGGTGGCGCGATCCTGCTGCAGAGTCTCAGCCAGCCGGTGAAGATGCGCACAGGCGACTACAGCATCGAGAGCCTGTCGGTGGGAGTGCGCGGGGCCAACGGCAAGAACATGTACTACAACTTCGAGCGGACGGGGAAGGGCGTCAGCTTCCCGGTCCGGATCGGCGGACCGGCCAGCGTCGAGATGATAGGGAAGCTCAAGCTGGTTCCGCGCTGGAGTCTGGAAGGCCCGAACGGCGAGGCGCTCAAGAGCGCCGCGCCCGGGGCGGAGTTGCGCTGCGAAGTGGATGCTGTGACAGCCACGGGGCTGAAGCTGACGGGGTGCAACACGGGCAACGCGGAGGAGAACTATCCCACCCAGGTGCCGCCGCGGATGGCGCTGCTGGACCCGGCCGGCAAGGTGCTGTTCAGCGGCGCCATGACCTTTGGGTGAGGGAAC containing:
- the purH gene encoding bifunctional phosphoribosylaminoimidazolecarboxamide formyltransferase/IMP cyclohydrolase; this encodes MRKIKRALLSVSDKSGIVDFARALVEMGVEILSTGGTRRQLAEAGVPVRAVEEYTGFPEIMDHRVVTLHPKVHGGLLAVRDKQTHMAEAEQLGIEMIDMVVVNLYPFQQTVAREGVTLPEAVENIDIGGPTMLRSAAKNHKYVAVVCSPAYYDAVLEEMRANGAALSEKTRQKLALETFAHTGQYDAAIAQYLSMAFAEEAATFPKYLAPWYVKRGSDLRYGENPHQAAALYAHLGAHEPGLALAEKVSGEKELSFNNFLDLTAAMEAARDFSEPTAIIVKHLNPCGAASGATLAEAFADAWAADPISAFGGVIGVNRVVDVQTAQMIGNAQMLQDVIAPRYREESGDFESTILAAFVEAIIAPGYEPEALELLRKHKNMRVMVQPDFAPAGRGKDFDIKKIPGGLVVQTPDAQSVNKLDLKVVTKQKPTDEQLESLLFADKIAKHVKSNAIVLVQGKRLVGCGAGQMSRVDSSVIAARKAGQRAAGSVLASDAMFPARDGLDAAAQTGAVAIIQPGGSIRDAEVIEAADEHGLVMVLTGMRHFWH
- a CDS encoding four helix bundle protein → MTEISDFKQLDAWQKGRDLVQIIYGITLRFPGAERNALASQMQRAAISVPSSIAEGYGRGTRQEYMHSLRLARGSLCELESQLILAHDLGLIADPEPISVVIRDTHRLLHGLLRALHRPPGDGKEVSQ
- a CDS encoding serine hydroxymethyltransferase — translated: MNRTLAQADHEIARILADELERQKYTLMLIPSENYASRAVMAAAGSVFTNKYAEGYPRKRYYNGCENYDRLEQLAIDRAKDIFRCDHANVQVHTGSQANMAAYYCLLNKGDRILGMSVAHGGHLTHGLDRNFSGLFYESHSYGLNPETDRLDYDQILEVAKTVRPKVIVAGASAYPRIIDFQRFREIADAVDACLIADIAHIVGLVAAGSHPDPVPYCDMVTSTTHKTLRGPRGALILCPDKWADKLDRAVFPGVQAGPLMQIIAAKAVAFKEAQEFGFREYQRQIIRNAQFLAQALLDEGFQLVTGGTDNHLMLVDLRSNNISGRDAANLCEMAGIVANKNLIPGDPANPVETSGIRFGTPAATTRGMKEAEMVQIGQWIARVIHDGRNEDGSPNEAVLEDIRGQVRSLCEAFPIYEDLDVR
- a CDS encoding DUF2029 domain-containing protein, translating into MSRTKPPSRHRGIAPRLMVLLAMCGVAYAGASLLHRATTGQTDFSVFYRTAEAIRGGAPAEFYARRDEATGFHRCISPSGTALFFYMPWLSIRGAALVWMGLNLGLLVVSAWCLWRVFGALERQRRLYRGTWLWACAVLMILSVDCLQVGQLSLLFTTCWLVYLLAGEGLPGAVLLMLPTAIKLYPGLLFAVPVGLRRWRQVLWLPVAAILVGWLLAWLPYGGHLPGMWAGFFRYMILGGESSRALAMVDPYLPSNQSLDVTVLRYLADLPGFSQAHPHFPHLTLDPAVVMRLILALKLVILVLTGIAAWRLGKRAAARPHWTALVMLALWSVTLYLLLPETKARYAVYTFPAWLPLLAMTGAQRRRRGPYLGRCALIALGLAALLELLPDELRLYGTACVATVVVWGMLLSASWRGNLGPPRVSTH